One window from the genome of Prinia subflava isolate CZ2003 ecotype Zambia chromosome 2, Cam_Psub_1.2, whole genome shotgun sequence encodes:
- the QPCT gene encoding glutaminyl-peptide cyclotransferase: MAGLAARLLGPLCLAACLRPALGRDAGAQWTLEKFSHQPRILGSDAIQKVVANTDISEMWENDLRPILIERYPGSEGSYIVRQHIKHRLQILRAGWEIEEDTFQRYTPYGYKTFSNIIGTLDPSAKRHLVLACHYDSKFFGQQQQGRVFVGATDSAVPCAMMLELARALDNKLQLTKASSASRPDLSLQLIFFDGEEAFVRWSPSDSLYGSQHLAQKMASTPHPPGSTTTNQLQGIDLFVLLDLIGAPNPVFPNYFQNTLRWFQRLQAIEQKLHNMNLLKNHRVESQYFRSTFHRGLVEDDHVPFLLRGVPVLHLIPSPFPAVWHTMSDTEENLDKATIDNLNKILQVFVLEYLNL, translated from the exons ATGGCGGGGCTGGCTGCCCGGCTGCTCGGGCCGCTGTGCCTCGCCGCCTGCCTGCGCCCGGCGCTCGGGAGGGACGCCGGAGCGCAGTGGACCCTGGAGAAG TTTTCTCACCAACCAAGAATTTTAGGTTCTGATGCTATTCAAAAAGTGGTGGCCAACACAGATATTTCTGAAATGTGGGAGAATGATTTGCGTCCTATCCTGATAGAAAGATACCCGGGATCAGAAGGAAGTTACATTGTGCGACAG CATATCAAGCACCGTCTTCAAATACTAAGGGCTGGTTGGGAAATTGAAGAAGACACATTTCAGAGATACACTCCCTATGGCTACAAAACATTCTCAAATATTATCGGCACTCTCGACCCCTCTGCTAAACGCCATCTCGTACTTGCTTGCCACTACGACTCCAAATTCtttggacagcagcagcagggcagagtgTTTGTGGGAGCAACTGATTCAGCCGTGCCTTGTGCTATGATGTTGGAGCTGGCACGTGCCCTGGATAACAAGCTTCAGTTAACCAAG GCGAGCTCAGCGTCAAGACCAGACCTTTCCCTTCAGCTCATTTTTTTTGATGGTGAAGAAGCCTTTGTTCGGTGGTCCCCTTCCGATTCCCTCTACGGATCTCAACACTTAGCTCAGAAAATGGCATCCACTCCACACCCACCCGGTTCAACCACCACAAACCAGCTGCAGGGCATA GACCTGTTTGTACTACTGGATTTAATTGGTGCACCAAACCCAGTCTTTCccaattattttcaaaacactCTTCGATGGTTTCAGAGGCTTCAAGCAATTG AGCAAAAGCTACACAACATGAATCTGCTGAAGAATCACCGTGTTGAAAGTCAGTATTTCCGGAGTACTTTTCATCGAGGCCTGGTTGAGGATGATCACGTCCCATTTTTATTAAGAG GGGTTCCAGTCCTGCATCTGATTCCATCCCCTTTTCCTGCAGTATGGCATACCATGAGTGACACAGAAGAAAACCTTGACAAAGCCACTATTGACAATCTCAACAAAATCCTGCAAGTGTTTGTACTGGAATATCTCAACCTGTGA
- the SLC30A6 gene encoding zinc transporter 6 codes for MGTIHLFRKSQRSLVGKLTHEFRLVAADRRSWKILLFGAINLICIGFLLMWCSSTNSIALTAYTYLTIFDLFSLVTCLISYWVMMKKPSPVYSFGFERFEVLAVFASTVLAQLGALFILKESVERFLEQPEIHTGRLLVGTFVALFFNLFTMLSIKNKPFAYVSEAASTSWLQEHVADLSRSICGIIPGLSSIFLPRMNPFVLIDIAGALALCITYMLIEINNYFAVDTASAIAIALMTFGTMYPMSVYSGKVLLQTTPPHVIGQLDKLLREVSTLDGVLEVRNEHFWTLGFGTLAGSVHVRIRRDANEQMVLAHVTNRLYTLVSTLTVQIFKDDWIRPTLSSVPIANNILNLSDHHVIPMPSLKAADSVNPVTSTPAKPSSPPPEFSFNTPGKNVSPVILLNTQTKPYGLGFNHGSAPYGSVLTQGLGIPAMGAAQGFRTGFANVPSRYGTNTRGQPRP; via the exons ATG gggacAATACACTTGTTCCGCAAATCACAGAGATCGCTGGTTGGAAAGTTAACACATGAATTTAGGTTGGTTGCAGCAGACAGAAGG TCCTGGAAGATTTTACTGTTTGGTGCTATAAATTTAATATGTATTGGCTTCCTGCTCATGTGGTGCAGTTCTACAAACAGCATAG CTTTAACTGCTTACACATATTTGACAATCTTTGACCTTTTCAG TTTGGTAACGTGTCTAATAAGCTACTGGGTAATGATGAAGAAACCCAGCCCAGTCTATTCATTTGG GTTTGAAAGGTTTGAAGTTCTAGCTGTATTTGCTTCTACAGTTCTGGCACAGCTTGGTGCTCTTTTTATACTGAAAGAAAG TGTGGAGCGGTTTCTGGAACAGCCTGAGATACACAc GGGACGACTGCTGGTTGGTACTTTCGTGGCTCTCTTTTTCAACTTATTTACAATGCTTTCCATTAAGAATAAGCCTTTTGCTTATGTCTCTGAAG ctgccagcacaagTTGGCTTCAGGAACATGTTGCAGATCTTAGCAGAAG TATTTGTGGAATCATCCCAGGACTGAGTAGCATCTTTCTGCCACGGATGAACCCTTTTGTCTTGATTGATATTGCTGGAGCACTGGCTCTTTGCATTACATATATGCTCATTGAAATCAA CAATTATTTTGCTGTGGACACAGCCTCTGCTATAGCAATTGCTTTGATGACATTTGGTACCATGTATCCCATGAGTGTCTACAGTGGGAAAGTACTACTCCAG ACGACCCCACCTCATGTGATTGGCCAGTTAGATAAACTCCTTAGAGAG GTTTCAACTTTGGATGGTGTGTTGGAAGTTCGAAATGAACATTTCTGGACATTAGGTTTTGGCACTTTG GCTGGATCAGTCCATGTCCGAATCCGGAGAGATGCAAACGAGCAAATGGTCCTTGCCCATGTCACTAACAGATTGTACACGTTGGTCTCTACCTTGACTGTTCAGATTTTCAAAGATGACTGGATCAGACCTACCTTATCATCTGTGCCTATTGCAAACAATATTCTGAACCTTTCGGATCATCACGTTATCCCAATGCCGTCTTTGAAAGCTGCTGACAGTGTGAACCCTGTTACCTCCACTCCAGCTAAGCCCAGCAGCCCACCACCAGAATTCTCTTTTAACACCCCAGGCAAAAATGTGAGTCCAGTCATCCTTTTAAACACTCAGACAAAGCCCTATGGATTGGGCTTTAATCATGGATCTGCACCCTACGGCAGTGTACTCACTCAAGGACTTGGAATACCGGCAATGGGAGCAGCTCAAGGATTCAGAACTGGTTTTGCAAATGTCCCAAGCAGATATGGAACAAACACTCGTGGTCAGCCCCGACCGTAA